In Deltaproteobacteria bacterium HGW-Deltaproteobacteria-2, the following are encoded in one genomic region:
- a CDS encoding glutaconate CoA-transferase has translation MAKKYTLDELLIITAAREIHDGENVILGVGLPTTAGAMAKALHAPQATLMMESGIIDFQPLVPPNHIADANACRGFSYATDLFSAFTMTYRGFVDVCFLGVAQIDKFGNINTTVVGDYYNPQARLPGAGGAPDFLSYAKRTILTMRGGEFVNKLDYFTSPGYLEGGDSRDKSGLFPPGSGPTMLLTTKGIFRFHEQTKEMYLAQVHHGVSVDSVRKDVPWNLNVADNVTETERPTDAEINFVRRFAPTEVVGRKLMYELGMANAIKQAQARGN, from the coding sequence ATGGCTAAAAAATACACACTCGACGAACTGCTAATAATAACAGCCGCGCGCGAAATCCATGACGGCGAAAATGTTATTTTGGGAGTTGGTCTGCCTACAACTGCGGGCGCCATGGCCAAGGCCCTGCACGCGCCGCAGGCGACCTTGATGATGGAATCCGGCATCATTGATTTTCAACCACTGGTTCCTCCCAATCATATCGCGGACGCCAACGCCTGCCGCGGTTTTTCCTACGCCACGGATTTGTTTTCCGCCTTCACCATGACTTACCGCGGTTTTGTGGATGTCTGCTTTCTCGGTGTGGCGCAGATTGATAAGTTCGGCAATATCAACACTACAGTTGTAGGAGATTATTATAATCCCCAGGCGCGCCTGCCGGGTGCGGGAGGAGCGCCGGACTTTCTTTCCTATGCCAAGCGTACCATTCTGACAATGCGCGGTGGAGAGTTTGTCAATAAACTGGATTACTTCACTTCTCCCGGTTATCTTGAAGGCGGCGACAGTCGTGACAAGTCAGGGCTTTTTCCGCCCGGTTCCGGCCCCACAATGCTTTTGACCACAAAAGGTATCTTTCGTTTCCATGAGCAAACAAAGGAAATGTATCTTGCCCAGGTTCATCACGGAGTGAGCGTGGATAGTGTCCGCAAGGATGTTCCCTGGAATTTAAATGTGGCGGATAACGTAACCGAAACTGAAAGACCAACTGACGCGGAAATCAATTTCGTGCGTCGTTTCGCTCCCACGGAAGTAGTGGGAAGAAAGCTGATGTACGAACTGGGTATGGCCAACGCGATTAAACAGGCGCAGGCACGTGGGAATTAA
- a CDS encoding short-chain dehydrogenase: MFKNMVVVITGGSSGLGKALAQRFVKKGASVALVARDRQKLAAAKNELLESCGNDSKVSTFNCDVADFSATEKTFKDIIGSMGKIDILVNSAGILKEGYFEKLSSETFRAVMDINYFGTLNCIKAVLPFFKKKGGGRIVNIASLGGKFGCFGYTAYCSSKFAIVGLSETLRCELKPMNIKVQLVCPPEFDSPMVDDLNTYRTAENREMAHTASVLSIEYVADEVFTGIMRDRYLIIPGRISRLLERGNRWLPAISRAVSDYRIKRVYRGTSD, from the coding sequence ATGTTTAAAAACATGGTTGTTGTTATCACGGGTGGTTCGAGTGGACTGGGAAAGGCTTTAGCGCAGCGTTTTGTTAAAAAGGGCGCCAGCGTCGCGCTCGTTGCCCGGGATAGGCAAAAGCTTGCGGCGGCGAAGAATGAACTATTGGAATCTTGTGGAAACGACAGCAAGGTTTCGACATTCAACTGCGATGTGGCTGATTTTTCTGCAACTGAAAAAACATTTAAGGATATTATCGGCAGTATGGGCAAGATAGACATATTGGTTAATTCTGCAGGCATTCTAAAAGAAGGCTATTTTGAAAAACTGTCGTCTGAAACTTTTCGTGCAGTCATGGACATTAATTATTTTGGTACGCTTAATTGCATTAAAGCGGTTTTACCGTTTTTTAAAAAAAAGGGCGGAGGCCGAATCGTCAATATCGCTTCATTAGGTGGTAAGTTTGGCTGCTTCGGATATACCGCTTACTGTTCTTCAAAATTCGCTATTGTCGGTCTTTCAGAAACCCTGCGTTGCGAACTAAAGCCAATGAATATTAAGGTTCAACTGGTTTGTCCTCCCGAATTCGATTCGCCAATGGTGGATGATCTTAACACCTACCGTACGGCAGAAAATCGTGAAATGGCTCATACTGCCTCTGTTTTATCGATCGAATATGTAGCCGACGAAGTTTTTACCGGCATCATGCGTGATCGTTATCTTATCATTCCCGGACGCATCTCGCGATTACTGGAACGGGGTAACCGCTGGCTACCGGCTATCAGCCGTGCAGTTTCTGATTATAGAATTAAGAGGGTTTATCGGGGAACGTCAGATTGA
- a CDS encoding pilus assembly protein: MNDQLTPPSATNINGTSRIRKELLDITNRIHAAQNIKQILIDLKSGILNLFNANSITTYVVDKARNEIYSMFLAGTQLKEIRLPINNKSIAGYVANTGTIINIENAYNQKELKSIEAELTFDDSWDKKSGFKTRQILAAPIYHSSQLMGVLQIINKKVGDGKFSEEEIALALEIAEVLGVAFYNQQRFVRHRKTRFDYLITHDLLKEEELERAWKEAREKKESMENFLMMKYKISKEDIGHAFEEFYNCHFIRYNEKIPIPGHLIKDLKKNYLRRELWVPLEKVGDKIHVIMDDPNNIIKRDTIENLLKTKQINYDVALEEDIIKYINLFYNTPDDEHSFTEILGRMEGDDATSEDEEGDETVTESDSVIMQLVNKIINDAYNRRASDIHVEPNVDRKNVEIRFRVDGDCALYQTVPFSYRAALISRIKIMSNLDITIKRLPQDGKIKFRRSNGDEIELRVATIPTQGGVEDVVMRILAKGETMPLEDMALSSRNYNELTSIISKPYGMILCVGPTGSGKTTTLHAALHHINRPDRKIWTAEDPVEITQYGLRQVQVHPKIGFDFAAAMRAFLRADPDVIMVGEMRDYETAKTGVEASLTGHLVFSTLHTNSAPETIVRLLDMGIDPLNFADALLGILAQRLVRTLCKKCKEQYHPTKEEYDEIAESYDQKEFDKLNIPYNDEFKLYRPKGCDICNNTGYRGRMSIHELLVATDGIKRMIQKHETVEVMRNLSRNEGMTTLLQDGILKALKGFTDFKQVRRVCIK; the protein is encoded by the coding sequence ATGAACGATCAGTTAACTCCACCATCCGCAACAAATATTAATGGAACTTCTCGAATACGCAAGGAGCTATTGGATATAACCAACCGTATTCATGCGGCACAGAATATCAAACAAATTCTTATCGATTTAAAGAGCGGCATCCTCAACCTTTTTAACGCTAATTCCATAACGACTTACGTCGTCGATAAAGCACGCAATGAAATTTATTCCATGTTTCTGGCCGGCACACAACTCAAAGAAATCAGATTGCCAATAAATAATAAAAGTATTGCCGGCTACGTAGCGAACACCGGCACAATAATTAACATTGAAAACGCTTACAATCAAAAGGAACTTAAGAGCATCGAAGCGGAGTTAACTTTTGATGACAGCTGGGATAAAAAATCAGGCTTTAAGACCAGGCAGATTCTTGCCGCCCCAATATACCACAGCAGCCAGCTCATGGGTGTCCTTCAAATTATCAACAAGAAAGTTGGTGATGGAAAATTCTCGGAAGAGGAAATTGCATTAGCGCTGGAGATTGCCGAAGTTCTTGGTGTCGCTTTTTACAATCAACAACGTTTTGTTCGTCACCGGAAAACACGGTTTGATTATTTAATCACCCACGATCTTCTTAAAGAAGAAGAACTGGAAAGAGCATGGAAAGAAGCGCGTGAAAAAAAAGAATCAATGGAAAATTTCCTCATGATGAAATACAAAATATCTAAAGAAGACATTGGTCACGCTTTTGAGGAATTTTATAACTGTCATTTTATCAGATATAACGAGAAAATACCTATCCCTGGTCACTTAATTAAAGATTTGAAAAAAAATTATCTGCGCCGTGAACTTTGGGTGCCACTGGAAAAGGTCGGTGACAAAATTCACGTAATCATGGATGATCCGAACAACATTATAAAGAGAGACACCATTGAAAATCTTTTAAAAACCAAGCAGATAAATTATGACGTCGCTCTGGAAGAAGACATAATAAAATACATTAATCTTTTTTATAATACTCCCGATGACGAGCACTCTTTTACAGAAATATTAGGGCGGATGGAGGGTGACGATGCGACGTCAGAAGATGAAGAAGGCGACGAAACGGTCACCGAATCGGATAGTGTTATTATGCAACTCGTTAATAAAATTATTAATGATGCTTATAATCGCCGTGCTTCGGATATACATGTCGAACCCAATGTAGACAGAAAAAATGTGGAGATTCGGTTCCGTGTCGATGGCGATTGTGCTCTATATCAAACGGTCCCTTTCAGTTACCGCGCAGCCCTTATTTCGCGCATTAAAATCATGTCCAATCTGGATATCACCATTAAAAGACTGCCACAGGACGGTAAGATTAAGTTCAGGCGTTCTAATGGAGACGAAATTGAATTGCGTGTAGCGACAATCCCCACTCAGGGAGGTGTGGAAGATGTGGTTATGCGTATTTTAGCTAAAGGCGAGACAATGCCTCTGGAAGATATGGCTTTATCTTCGCGCAATTACAACGAACTAACCAGTATTATTTCCAAACCTTACGGCATGATTTTGTGTGTTGGTCCTACCGGTTCCGGTAAAACAACTACACTGCATGCCGCATTGCACCACATTAATCGTCCGGACAGAAAAATATGGACGGCGGAAGACCCCGTGGAAATCACTCAATACGGTTTGCGTCAAGTACAAGTGCACCCAAAGATCGGTTTTGATTTTGCGGCAGCTATGCGTGCATTTTTACGTGCTGACCCTGATGTCATCATGGTCGGCGAAATGCGCGATTACGAAACAGCAAAGACAGGTGTTGAGGCATCCCTTACCGGTCACTTGGTATTCAGTACTCTGCATACTAACAGTGCCCCGGAAACTATTGTACGCCTGCTGGATATGGGCATTGATCCCCTTAATTTTGCCGATGCCTTGTTGGGCATTCTCGCTCAACGCCTTGTACGAACTCTTTGCAAAAAGTGTAAGGAGCAATATCATCCTACAAAGGAAGAATACGACGAAATCGCTGAAAGTTACGATCAGAAAGAATTTGACAAATTAAATATCCCTTACAATGACGAATTCAAGCTTTACAGGCCTAAGGGTTGTGATATATGCAACAATACTGGCTATAGAGGCAGAATGAGTATTCATGAACTCTTAGTCGCAACCGATGGTATCAAAAGAATGATTCAAAAGCATGAAACCGTAGAAGTCATGCGGAACCTATCCCGGAACGAAGGCATGACGACACTTTTACAAGACGGTATTCTCAAAGCTCTCAAAGGTTTTACTGATTTTAAACAGGTACGCCGCGTCTGTATCAAATAA
- a CDS encoding glycine--tRNA ligase subunit beta, giving the protein MSNELLFEIGTEEIPAGFLSKAIVDMEDIIRKSLTEKRIAFEGIRCLATPRRLVLYIADLSPRQEDQSIEKLGPAKKAAFDENGQPTKAAIGFARGQGLEVSKLETITTEKGEYIGARKTIAGQPTKELLPDILKDFMMAIPFRKSMHWADYALRFARPVHWILALYGGSVVPLKIENIESGNTSRGHRFMSPASFAVTGFEDYLQKTRENFVIADPTERKNIILDEAQKAAAEVGGKLFYTDDLLETVSFIVEYPVIVRGGFDEDYLKIPKEVLTTTMISHQKYFPVVNNEGKLIPYFIAVSNTRPRDITVVAKGNERVLRARLADASFFFEEDKKVSLEDRVESLKKVVFHTLLGTSHKKVLRFRKLAVKIASKVKPSVKKNVDRAALLAKADLESLMVGEFSELQGIMGREYALIAGETTAIANAIYEHYLPTVAGGDLPQTDEGAIVGIADKIDTIAGFFGVGMPPTGTADPYALRRQALGIINIILSRRYSLSLNFLIDESLIQLKDVLKKPANEVKKDILEFFKGRLQNQLITQGYAYDTVDAVLSTDIDELVEVMEKVKALQSFRQNPDFEPISIAFKRVDNILKDFQNGQIDVNLLSHEAEIKLFSTFDDIKTRVEKGIIEKDFSAALNKLAALRPHVDDFFDNVMVMDKDEKIRFNRLSLLAEISALFHKIADFSKIVTPD; this is encoded by the coding sequence ATGAGTAATGAACTTTTGTTTGAAATTGGCACTGAAGAAATTCCCGCTGGATTTCTATCCAAAGCGATTGTTGATATGGAAGACATTATCCGTAAATCCCTGACGGAAAAACGCATTGCTTTTGAAGGGATCAGGTGTCTGGCCACGCCGCGGCGCCTTGTTCTTTATATCGCCGATTTGTCTCCCCGACAGGAAGATCAGTCTATTGAAAAATTAGGACCGGCGAAAAAAGCAGCCTTTGACGAAAACGGTCAGCCGACAAAAGCCGCTATCGGTTTCGCCAGAGGACAGGGGCTGGAAGTTTCTAAACTGGAGACTATCACAACCGAAAAAGGCGAATATATCGGCGCGCGTAAAACAATTGCCGGACAACCGACAAAAGAACTGCTTCCGGATATTCTCAAAGATTTCATGATGGCTATTCCCTTCCGCAAATCAATGCACTGGGCAGACTACGCTCTGCGTTTCGCCCGTCCGGTCCACTGGATTCTGGCGCTCTACGGCGGTAGTGTTGTTCCTCTGAAGATTGAAAATATCGAAAGCGGCAATACATCTCGCGGTCATCGTTTTATGAGCCCGGCTTCTTTTGCCGTTACCGGTTTTGAAGATTACCTGCAAAAAACCAGAGAAAATTTTGTAATTGCCGATCCTACAGAAAGAAAAAATATAATTCTTGATGAAGCGCAGAAAGCTGCGGCAGAAGTTGGAGGAAAACTTTTTTATACTGACGATCTGCTGGAAACAGTAAGCTTCATCGTGGAATATCCCGTAATAGTGCGCGGCGGTTTCGACGAGGACTATTTAAAAATTCCCAAAGAAGTTCTTACAACGACCATGATCTCGCATCAAAAATACTTCCCCGTTGTCAATAACGAAGGAAAGCTTATTCCTTATTTCATCGCGGTCAGCAACACCAGACCCCGCGACATCACGGTAGTGGCAAAAGGCAACGAAAGGGTCCTGCGGGCACGTCTGGCTGACGCATCTTTCTTTTTTGAGGAAGATAAAAAAGTCTCCCTGGAAGACAGAGTGGAGTCGCTTAAAAAAGTTGTTTTTCATACACTGTTAGGAACATCACACAAAAAGGTCTTACGCTTCCGTAAGCTGGCAGTAAAGATAGCCTCCAAAGTGAAACCCTCCGTTAAGAAAAATGTTGATCGCGCCGCGCTGCTGGCTAAGGCCGATCTGGAATCGCTGATGGTGGGTGAATTTTCCGAACTTCAGGGCATCATGGGGCGTGAATACGCACTTATAGCCGGAGAAACAACGGCAATCGCCAATGCCATCTATGAACATTATTTACCGACTGTCGCAGGCGGTGACCTGCCACAAACAGATGAAGGAGCAATTGTCGGCATTGCCGATAAGATTGACACTATTGCCGGTTTTTTTGGCGTGGGCATGCCGCCGACCGGTACCGCCGACCCCTACGCACTGCGCCGTCAGGCTTTAGGCATCATTAATATTATTTTATCCCGCCGCTATTCTTTAAGCCTGAATTTCCTGATTGACGAAAGCCTTATACAACTCAAGGATGTTCTAAAAAAACCAGCTAATGAGGTTAAAAAGGATATTCTGGAATTCTTCAAAGGACGCCTCCAGAACCAACTTATTACCCAGGGGTACGCTTATGATACCGTAGATGCCGTCTTGTCCACGGATATTGATGAACTTGTCGAGGTTATGGAAAAGGTTAAGGCTCTACAGTCTTTTCGTCAGAATCCTGATTTTGAACCCATTTCCATCGCCTTTAAGCGTGTGGATAATATTTTGAAGGATTTCCAAAACGGTCAGATTGATGTCAACCTGCTTTCCCATGAAGCGGAAATAAAACTCTTTTCTACTTTTGATGATATAAAGACCCGGGTGGAAAAAGGTATAATTGAGAAAGATTTCAGCGCCGCGTTGAATAAACTGGCCGCTTTGCGTCCACATGTGGATGATTTCTTTGATAATGTAATGGTTATGGATAAGGATGAAAAAATTCGTTTTAACCGTCTATCGCTTTTGGCGGAAATATCAGCCCTTTTCCATAAAATAGCCGATTTTTCTAAAATTGTTACGCCAGATTGA
- the glyQ gene encoding glycine--tRNA ligase subunit alpha, which yields MTFQELIFALEKYWHSQGCVIQQPYDMEVGAGTFHPATCLRALGPEPWNVAYVQPSRRPTDGRYGENPNRLQHYYQYQVIMKPSPVNIQELYLDSLKSFGIDPLDHDIRFVEDDWESPTLGAWGLGWEVWLDGMEISQFTYFQQVGGFDCNPVCAELTYGTERIAMYIQGVNNVYDLQWTDKIKYGDVHHKSEVEFSTYNFEVADIPMLRKLFDTYEEEALRIAEKNLALPAYDYCLKCSHTFNLLNARGAISVAERTSYIGRVRNLARISAELYMKQREELGYPLLKR from the coding sequence GTGACTTTTCAGGAATTAATTTTTGCTCTCGAAAAATACTGGCATTCTCAAGGCTGCGTTATTCAACAGCCCTATGATATGGAAGTCGGTGCGGGCACTTTTCATCCTGCAACCTGCCTGCGTGCACTGGGACCAGAGCCATGGAACGTGGCCTATGTTCAGCCGTCACGCCGCCCTACGGACGGACGCTATGGCGAAAACCCCAACCGTCTACAGCACTATTACCAGTATCAAGTAATCATGAAGCCTTCTCCGGTCAACATTCAGGAACTTTATCTTGATTCGCTCAAGAGTTTCGGCATTGATCCCCTTGACCATGACATCCGCTTCGTGGAGGACGACTGGGAATCTCCAACGCTGGGTGCCTGGGGATTGGGCTGGGAAGTATGGCTCGACGGTATGGAAATCTCGCAATTTACTTATTTCCAGCAGGTCGGCGGTTTTGATTGCAATCCCGTCTGTGCCGAACTGACTTACGGCACTGAACGTATTGCTATGTATATCCAAGGCGTCAACAACGTCTACGATCTCCAATGGACGGATAAAATTAAATACGGCGATGTGCATCACAAAAGTGAAGTGGAATTTTCCACCTACAATTTTGAAGTTGCCGATATTCCGATGCTGCGCAAACTCTTCGATACCTACGAAGAAGAAGCGCTGCGCATAGCTGAAAAAAATCTGGCACTGCCCGCTTACGATTACTGCCTGAAATGTTCGCACACCTTTAACCTGCTCAACGCCCGTGGCGCCATCAGCGTGGCCGAACGTACCAGCTACATCGGCCGGGTGAGAAATCTGGCACGCATCAGCGCGGAATTGTATATGAAACAACGTGAAGAGCTGGGATACCCACTCTTAAAAAGATAA